One Longimicrobium terrae DNA segment encodes these proteins:
- a CDS encoding response regulator, which yields MTKILLVEDNEMNRDMLSRRLERKGYQVLLATDGQNGIDMAREHAPDVVLMDMSLPVVDGWEATRQLKAADDTRHLPVIALTAHAMSSDRAKAMQAGCDDYDTKPVEMTRLVAKIEAQIARAAAAGAEP from the coding sequence ATGACCAAGATTCTGCTGGTGGAAGACAACGAGATGAACCGCGACATGCTGTCGCGGCGGCTGGAGCGCAAGGGCTACCAGGTCCTGCTGGCGACCGACGGCCAGAACGGGATCGACATGGCCCGCGAGCACGCGCCGGACGTGGTGCTGATGGACATGAGCCTTCCCGTGGTGGACGGATGGGAGGCCACGCGCCAGCTCAAGGCGGCGGACGACACGCGCCACCTGCCGGTGATTGCGCTGACGGCGCACGCCATGTCCAGCGACCGCGCCAAGGCGATGCAGGCCGGGTGCGACGACTACGACACCAAGCCGGTGGAAATGACGCGCCTGGTGGCCAAGATCGAGGCGCAGATCGCCCGCGCCGCGGCGGCCGGAGCGGAGCCGTGA
- a CDS encoding histidine kinase dimerization/phospho-acceptor domain-containing protein encodes MSGADGAEPVRHPLPSRLIHDLRTPLAQIIGYSEMLAEQAEDAGDGRIVPDLHKVTAAGRRMLALIEDSFAGFSTGAADDEPPAAGADAGPGVRGGISLAEFILANREPILAEWEAFARTCGPAAASMDIEGLRDHANEMLTVIAKDLQTPQTADAQSDKAQGAAPVVEDAAATAAEEHGADRAESGFTVEQMISEYRALRASVIRLWTRARGALLASDLEDLTRFNEAIDQSLAESITRYSDDLARSREMFLAILGHDLRTPLGAVLTSARFMLESQELPEPSRALAGTIANSSNRMVQMVGALLDLTRTRLGGGIPIVAEPMDMGHAARDVVNEISAAHPLRSVVLEAEGDLEGDWDCARISQALSNLLGNALEHGSRDTPVTLRIRGDAREVTASVHNQGPPISRDRMASLFDPMKGGGGPGRTGASANLGLGLYIADRIVRAHAGTIRVDSSEGAGTTFAVHLPR; translated from the coding sequence GTGAGCGGGGCGGACGGCGCGGAGCCGGTTCGGCATCCCCTTCCCTCGCGCTTGATCCACGACCTGCGCACCCCGCTGGCGCAGATCATCGGCTACTCGGAGATGCTGGCCGAGCAGGCCGAGGACGCGGGCGACGGGCGCATCGTTCCGGACCTGCACAAGGTGACGGCCGCGGGGCGCCGCATGCTGGCGCTGATCGAGGACAGCTTCGCCGGCTTCTCCACCGGCGCGGCGGACGACGAGCCCCCCGCGGCGGGCGCGGACGCGGGGCCGGGCGTGCGCGGCGGCATCTCGCTGGCCGAGTTCATCCTGGCCAACCGCGAGCCCATCCTGGCGGAGTGGGAGGCGTTCGCGCGCACCTGCGGCCCGGCCGCGGCCTCCATGGACATCGAGGGGCTGCGCGACCACGCCAACGAGATGCTGACGGTCATCGCCAAGGACCTGCAGACGCCGCAGACGGCAGACGCGCAGTCCGACAAGGCGCAGGGGGCCGCGCCGGTGGTGGAGGACGCGGCCGCCACCGCCGCGGAGGAGCACGGGGCGGACCGGGCGGAAAGCGGCTTTACGGTGGAGCAGATGATTTCCGAATACCGGGCGCTGCGGGCGAGCGTCATCCGCCTGTGGACCCGCGCGCGCGGGGCGCTGCTGGCCAGCGACCTGGAGGACCTGACGCGCTTCAACGAGGCGATCGATCAGTCGCTGGCGGAGTCCATCACCCGCTACAGCGACGACCTGGCCCGCTCGCGCGAGATGTTTCTGGCCATTCTGGGGCACGACCTGCGGACACCGCTGGGCGCCGTGCTGACCTCTGCGCGCTTCATGCTGGAGTCGCAGGAGCTGCCGGAGCCCAGCCGGGCGCTGGCGGGGACGATCGCGAACAGCAGCAACCGCATGGTGCAGATGGTGGGGGCGCTGCTGGACCTTACGCGCACCCGGCTGGGCGGCGGCATTCCCATCGTGGCCGAGCCGATGGACATGGGGCACGCCGCCCGCGACGTGGTGAACGAGATTTCCGCCGCGCACCCGCTGCGCTCCGTGGTGCTGGAGGCGGAGGGCGACCTGGAGGGCGACTGGGACTGCGCGCGCATCAGCCAGGCGCTCAGCAACCTGCTGGGGAACGCGCTGGAGCACGGCTCGCGGGACACGCCGGTTACGCTGCGCATCCGCGGGGACGCGCGCGAGGTCACCGCGTCCGTCCACAACCAGGGGCCGCCCATTTCGCGCGACCGCATGGCCAGCCTGTTCGATCCCATGAAGGGCGGCGGCGGGCCGGGGCGCACGGGCGCGTCGGCCAACCTGGGGCTGGGGCTGTACATCGCCGACCGCATCGTGCGGGCGCACGCGGGCACCATTCGCGTGGATTCGTCAGAGGGCGCGGGGACCACCTTCGCCGTGCACCTGCCGCGGTGA
- a CDS encoding TetR/AcrR family transcriptional regulator: MPGERASEDVRREQILGAAFEVASRDGLGGLTIRAVAGQAGLSHGLVLFHFGRKERLVHALLEWLIETTPPLRAGGEVLAVPGALDRFHRLLDQEVARFAEQPLRTRLFYEYWALGGRDEAIRARVGAELDRYRSEFREAARALLLAEPGAFAEGTAEHIATVAVSWIHGCAVQAMIDPVRFQPEASLASVRDIIAPLAG; the protein is encoded by the coding sequence ATGCCGGGGGAACGCGCTTCGGAGGACGTGCGGCGGGAGCAGATTCTGGGCGCCGCCTTTGAGGTGGCTTCGCGCGACGGGCTGGGCGGGCTTACCATCCGCGCGGTGGCGGGGCAGGCGGGGCTCAGCCACGGGCTGGTCCTGTTCCACTTCGGGCGTAAGGAGCGGCTGGTGCACGCGCTGCTGGAGTGGCTGATCGAGACCACGCCGCCCCTGCGCGCCGGCGGCGAGGTTCTGGCCGTGCCCGGCGCGCTGGACCGCTTTCACCGGCTGCTGGACCAGGAGGTGGCGCGCTTTGCCGAGCAGCCGCTGCGCACGCGCCTGTTCTACGAGTACTGGGCGCTGGGCGGGCGGGACGAGGCGATCCGCGCGCGGGTGGGCGCGGAGCTGGACCGCTACCGGTCGGAGTTCCGGGAGGCCGCGCGCGCGCTTCTGCTCGCGGAGCCGGGCGCGTTCGCCGAGGGCACCGCGGAGCACATCGCCACGGTGGCGGTGAGCTGGATTCACGGCTGCGCGGTGCAGGCGATGATCGACCCCGTCCGGTTTCAGCCGGAGGCGTCGCTGGCGTCCGTGCGCGACATCATCGCCCCGCTCGCCGGCTGA
- a CDS encoding DUF885 domain-containing protein yields MDRRSFVLQSAHAALFAGILPSLERLAAQAGPASPFTELRDRYFVRVLRYNPVTATYLGGDAYSPQLADINGKLRDYRPEALAAELAFYREAKAARDAIRPESLTPEERIDHAVLGAQLDFIIHQLQDLRYHERAVDTYVAEPFRGVDWQIQQMTDAGNGLLGTRDEWMRVLERLNAVPGYLQAAGANLRAGLASGNRPDWRMVQRDGIAGSRSNAEYFQDTLPELAEKALGDRPFAGEMTVQIRAGAGTAAKAYSDFADALQAMYPADDRQDRFAIGEREYEWRLRNNLRETRSAAELFAYGRAQTETYQNRIYEVAQQVARDANLPIRFGTRDEKNAGVRAVMEHLASDSPRNDDELLQWYVEAGRRAVQYGRDHQLFDVPADYRLDVYPTPPVLRSTIDAAYYPAPPFKTSGVGRFYLTPTGNDAAALRLNNRASVADTAIHEGFPGHDWHFKYLTQNAQSISNIRWLTPGAVEDSSAMWEDSMATEGWGLYAEELMAEAAPDRPYGFYTPGEYLYELQGQLMRAVRIVVDVGIHTGRMTFDEAVDYFTANFNFYPGACAAAESNADARAVCEGAQRAMYRYSKWPTQAITYNLGKNAILQLRDAYRQARGSAYSAKEFHERLMRMGTIPATYFRDYFLSQA; encoded by the coding sequence ATGGATCGTCGCTCGTTCGTGCTGCAGAGCGCGCACGCCGCGCTGTTCGCTGGCATTCTGCCCTCGCTGGAAAGGCTCGCCGCGCAGGCCGGGCCCGCCTCGCCGTTCACCGAACTGCGCGACCGCTACTTCGTTCGCGTGCTGCGCTACAACCCCGTTACCGCCACCTACCTGGGCGGCGACGCGTACAGCCCGCAGCTGGCCGACATCAACGGAAAGCTGCGCGACTACCGCCCCGAGGCGCTCGCCGCCGAGCTCGCCTTCTACCGCGAGGCCAAGGCCGCGCGCGACGCCATCCGCCCCGAGTCGCTCACGCCGGAAGAGCGCATCGACCACGCGGTGCTGGGCGCGCAGCTGGACTTCATCATCCACCAGCTCCAAGACCTGCGCTACCACGAGCGCGCGGTGGACACGTACGTCGCCGAGCCATTCCGCGGCGTGGACTGGCAGATCCAGCAGATGACAGACGCCGGCAACGGCCTGCTGGGCACGCGCGACGAGTGGATGCGCGTGCTGGAGCGGCTGAACGCCGTTCCCGGCTACCTGCAGGCCGCGGGCGCCAACCTGCGCGCGGGGCTGGCGAGCGGAAACCGGCCGGACTGGCGCATGGTGCAGCGCGACGGAATCGCCGGAAGCCGCAGCAACGCCGAATACTTTCAGGACACGCTCCCGGAGCTGGCGGAAAAGGCGCTGGGCGACCGGCCGTTCGCCGGCGAGATGACGGTGCAGATCCGCGCCGGCGCCGGCACCGCGGCCAAGGCGTACTCGGACTTCGCCGACGCGCTGCAGGCGATGTATCCGGCGGATGACCGGCAGGACCGCTTTGCCATCGGCGAGCGCGAGTACGAGTGGCGGCTGCGCAACAACCTGCGCGAAACCCGCTCCGCCGCCGAGTTGTTCGCGTACGGCAGGGCGCAGACGGAAACGTACCAGAACCGCATCTACGAAGTCGCGCAGCAGGTGGCGCGAGACGCGAACCTGCCCATCCGCTTCGGGACGCGGGACGAAAAGAACGCCGGCGTCCGCGCCGTCATGGAGCACCTGGCCAGCGACTCGCCGCGCAACGACGACGAGCTGCTGCAGTGGTACGTGGAGGCCGGCCGCCGCGCCGTGCAGTACGGCCGCGACCACCAGCTGTTCGACGTCCCCGCGGACTACCGGCTGGACGTGTATCCCACGCCGCCCGTGCTGCGCAGCACCATCGACGCGGCGTACTACCCCGCCCCGCCCTTCAAGACCTCCGGCGTGGGCCGCTTCTACCTGACGCCCACCGGCAACGACGCCGCGGCGCTCCGGCTCAACAACCGCGCGTCCGTGGCGGATACGGCGATTCACGAAGGCTTTCCCGGCCACGATTGGCACTTCAAGTACCTGACGCAGAACGCCCAGAGCATCAGCAACATCCGCTGGCTCACCCCCGGCGCGGTGGAGGATTCGTCCGCCATGTGGGAGGATTCCATGGCCACGGAGGGATGGGGCCTGTACGCCGAGGAGCTGATGGCCGAGGCGGCGCCCGACCGGCCGTACGGGTTCTACACGCCGGGCGAGTACCTGTACGAGCTGCAGGGCCAGCTGATGCGCGCCGTGCGCATCGTGGTGGACGTGGGCATCCACACCGGGCGCATGACGTTCGACGAGGCGGTGGACTACTTTACCGCCAACTTCAACTTCTACCCCGGCGCCTGCGCGGCCGCGGAGTCCAACGCCGACGCGCGCGCCGTGTGCGAAGGCGCACAGCGGGCCATGTACCGCTACAGCAAGTGGCCCACCCAGGCCATCACCTACAACCTGGGCAAGAACGCCATCCTGCAGCTGCGCGACGCCTACCGGCAGGCGCGCGGGTCCGCGTACTCCGCCAAGGAGTTCCACGAGCGGTTGATGCGGATGGGCACCATTCCCGCCACGTACTTCCGCGACTACTTCCTCAGCCAGGCGTAG
- a CDS encoding response regulator, with product MVHPAEKRVQPSTRGPRFQELESYAQDIVETVREPLLILDTTLRVRSANRAFYQTFHVSADQTEDRLIYELGNGQWDIPNLRTLLDEVMRTSSVFNDFELEHTFPTIGTRVMLLNARKLRPGSHAELLVLAMEDVTERRRAEAELKAIETYAQDIVDTVREPLIILDPDLRVHSANGAFYQTFRVSKDETEDRLIYELGNGQWNIPDLRTLLDEVMQTSSVFNDFELEHTFPTIGTRVMLLNARKLRPGSHAELIVLAMEDVTERRQAEADLAAIETYAQDIVDTVREPLIILDPDLRVHSANGAFYQTFHVSKDETEDRLIYELGNGQWDIPVLRTLLDEVMRTSSVFNDFELEHDFPAIGTRVMLLNARKLRPGSHAELVVLAMEDVTERRRAEAELKAIETYAQDIVDTVRKPLLILDPELRVHSANRSFYQTFEVSAEETENRLVYELGNGQWDIPALRTLLEEIIPASTVFNDFELEHDFPTIGRRVMLLNARRLQAGHHGELFLLALEDVTERRRAEEEVARAREAAETANRTKSLFLANMSHELRTPLNAILGYSEMLYEDAVEEGMGSFAADLEKIGTAGKHLLALINDILDLSKIEAGKMELFLEDFDIAEMMAEVTDTLAPLVQTSRNRLHVVSTPDLGDMHADQVKVRQALFNLLSNAVKFTEDGEIRVHAGREHMDGREWIVFGITDTGIGMSPEQIVKLFKDFTQADASTTRRFGGTGLGLALTRRFCQMMGGDVTVSSQEGVGSVFTIKLPAVVSGPDPDPADAISPLLAAVISGTADHMAPGSNCVLVIDDDPMQRDLMQRFLSREGFRVLVASDGAEGLRLAREMRPVAITLDVMMPGMDGWSVLAALKADPDLSTIPVVMLTMVDDPQRGTRLGASEFATKPVDRGRLSRILRRYTCGDGPCAVLVVDNDANARGVVRALLQAEGWSVSEAGNGRAALEMMAREVPRLIILDLMMPEMDGFAFTDEVRRHPEWNTIPMVVITSHDLSRAERHRLNGNVQVLLRKPGEAPERLLHRVRELIGEHGVARPMILRKGGERRALPA from the coding sequence ATGGTTCACCCCGCAGAAAAACGCGTCCAGCCCTCCACCCGCGGCCCCCGCTTTCAGGAACTGGAATCGTACGCGCAGGACATCGTGGAAACGGTGCGCGAGCCGCTGCTGATTCTGGATACCACCCTGCGCGTCCGCAGCGCCAACCGCGCGTTCTACCAGACGTTTCACGTCAGCGCCGACCAGACGGAAGACCGGCTGATCTACGAGTTGGGCAACGGCCAGTGGGACATTCCCAACCTCCGCACGCTGCTGGACGAGGTGATGCGCACCAGCTCGGTCTTCAACGACTTCGAGCTGGAGCACACTTTTCCCACCATCGGCACGCGGGTGATGCTGCTGAACGCGCGCAAGCTGCGGCCGGGCAGCCACGCCGAACTGCTCGTCCTGGCGATGGAAGACGTCACCGAGCGCCGCCGCGCCGAAGCCGAGCTCAAGGCGATCGAGACGTACGCGCAGGACATCGTCGACACCGTCCGCGAGCCGCTGATCATCCTGGACCCCGACCTGCGCGTCCACAGCGCCAACGGAGCCTTCTACCAGACGTTTCGCGTCTCCAAGGATGAAACCGAAGACCGGCTCATCTACGAGCTGGGCAACGGCCAGTGGAACATCCCCGACCTTCGCACGCTGCTGGACGAGGTGATGCAGACCAGCTCCGTCTTCAACGACTTCGAGCTGGAGCACACCTTTCCCACCATCGGCACGCGGGTGATGCTGCTGAACGCGCGCAAGCTGCGCCCGGGCAGCCACGCCGAGCTGATCGTGCTCGCCATGGAGGATGTGACGGAGCGGCGCCAGGCGGAAGCGGACCTCGCCGCGATCGAGACGTACGCGCAGGACATCGTCGACACCGTCCGCGAGCCGCTCATCATTCTGGACCCCGACCTGCGCGTCCACAGCGCCAACGGGGCCTTCTACCAGACCTTTCACGTCTCCAAGGACGAAACCGAAGACCGGCTCATCTACGAGCTGGGCAACGGCCAGTGGGACATTCCCGTCCTTCGCACGCTGCTGGACGAGGTGATGCGCACCAGCTCCGTCTTCAACGACTTCGAGCTGGAGCATGATTTTCCCGCCATCGGCACGCGGGTGATGCTGCTGAACGCGCGCAAGCTGCGGCCGGGGAGCCACGCCGAGCTGGTCGTGCTCGCCATGGAAGACGTCACCGAGCGCCGCCGGGCGGAAGCGGAACTCAAGGCGATCGAGACGTACGCGCAGGACATCGTGGATACGGTGCGCAAGCCGCTGCTGATCCTGGATCCCGAGCTGCGCGTGCACAGCGCCAACCGCTCCTTCTACCAGACTTTTGAAGTGTCGGCCGAGGAAACGGAGAACCGGCTGGTCTACGAGCTGGGGAACGGCCAGTGGGACATCCCCGCCCTGCGGACGCTGCTGGAGGAGATCATTCCCGCCAGCACCGTCTTCAACGACTTCGAGCTGGAGCACGACTTTCCCACCATCGGCCGCCGCGTCATGCTGCTGAACGCGCGGCGTCTGCAGGCCGGCCACCACGGCGAACTGTTCCTCCTTGCCCTGGAAGACGTCACGGAGCGGCGCCGGGCGGAGGAAGAAGTGGCGCGCGCCCGCGAGGCGGCGGAAACCGCCAACCGCACCAAGAGCCTGTTCCTGGCCAACATGAGCCACGAACTGCGCACCCCGCTCAACGCCATCCTGGGCTACAGCGAAATGCTGTACGAGGACGCGGTGGAGGAGGGGATGGGCAGCTTTGCGGCGGACCTGGAAAAGATCGGCACGGCGGGAAAGCACCTTCTGGCGCTGATCAACGACATCCTGGACCTGTCCAAGATCGAAGCCGGCAAGATGGAGCTGTTCCTGGAGGACTTCGACATCGCGGAGATGATGGCCGAGGTCACCGACACGCTGGCTCCGCTGGTGCAGACCAGCCGCAACCGGCTGCACGTGGTGTCCACGCCGGACCTGGGCGACATGCACGCCGACCAGGTCAAGGTTCGGCAGGCGCTGTTCAACCTGCTGTCCAACGCGGTCAAGTTCACCGAGGACGGCGAGATCCGGGTGCACGCCGGGCGCGAGCACATGGACGGCCGCGAGTGGATCGTGTTCGGCATCACCGACACGGGGATCGGCATGAGCCCCGAGCAGATCGTGAAGCTGTTCAAGGACTTCACCCAGGCGGACGCCAGCACCACGCGCAGGTTCGGCGGCACCGGGCTGGGGCTGGCGCTTACCCGCCGCTTCTGCCAGATGATGGGTGGCGACGTCACCGTCAGCAGCCAGGAGGGGGTGGGGAGCGTGTTCACCATCAAGCTCCCCGCCGTGGTCAGCGGCCCGGACCCGGACCCGGCGGACGCCATCTCTCCCCTGCTGGCGGCCGTCATCTCCGGCACGGCGGACCACATGGCGCCCGGCTCCAACTGCGTGCTGGTGATTGACGACGACCCCATGCAGCGCGACCTGATGCAGCGCTTTCTGAGCCGCGAGGGGTTCCGCGTGCTGGTGGCCAGCGACGGGGCCGAGGGGCTGCGCCTGGCGCGGGAGATGAGGCCCGTGGCCATCACCCTGGACGTGATGATGCCGGGGATGGACGGCTGGAGCGTGCTGGCCGCGCTCAAGGCCGACCCCGATCTCAGCACGATTCCCGTGGTGATGCTGACGATGGTGGACGATCCGCAGCGCGGCACCCGGCTGGGCGCGTCGGAGTTCGCCACCAAGCCGGTGGACCGCGGCCGCCTGTCGCGCATTCTGCGCCGCTACACCTGCGGCGACGGGCCCTGCGCGGTGCTGGTGGTGGACAACGACGCCAACGCCCGCGGCGTGGTGCGGGCGCTGCTGCAGGCGGAGGGGTGGAGCGTGAGCGAGGCCGGCAACGGGCGCGCGGCGCTGGAGATGATGGCGCGCGAGGTGCCGCGGCTCATCATCCTGGACCTGATGATGCCGGAAATGGACGGCTTCGCGTTCACCGACGAGGTGCGCCGCCATCCTGAGTGGAACACCATCCCCATGGTGGTCATCACCTCGCACGACCTCAGCCGCGCCGAGCGCCACCGGCTCAACGGCAACGTGCAGGTGCTGCTCCGCAAGCCGGGCGAGGCGCCCGAAAGGCTGCTGCACCGCGTGCGCGAACTCATTGGCGAACACGGCGTGGCGCGTCCCATGATTCTCAGAAAGGGGGGAGAGAGGCGCGCGCTTCCCGCGTGA